From one Macaca nemestrina isolate mMacNem1 chromosome 5, mMacNem.hap1, whole genome shotgun sequence genomic stretch:
- the LOC105478725 gene encoding PSME3-interacting protein — translation MDGGDDGNLVIKKRFVSEAELDERRKRRQEEWEKVRKPEDPEECPEEVYDPRSLYERLQEQKDRKQQEYEEQFKFKNMVRGLDEDETNFLDEVSRQQELIEKQRREEELKELKEYRNNLKKVGISQENKKEVEKKLTVKPIETKNKFSQAKLLAGAVKHKSSESGHSVKRLKPDPEPDDKNQEPSSCKSLGNTSLSGPSIHCPSAAVCIGILPGLGAYSGSSDSESSSDSEGTINATGKIVSSIFRTNTFLEAP, via the coding sequence ATGGATGGAGGGGATGATGGTAACCTTGTTATCAAAAAGAGGTTTGTGTCTGAGGCAGAACTAGATGAACGGCGCAAAAGGAGGCaagaagaatgggagaaagttcGAAAACCTGAAGATCCAGAAGAATGTCCAGAGGAGGTTTATGACCCTCGCTCTCTGTATGAAAGACTACAGGAACAGAAGGACAGGAAGCAGCAGGAGTATGAGGAACAGTTCAAATTCAAAAACATGGTAAGAGGCTTAGATGAAGATGAGACCAACTTCCTTGATGAGGTTTCTCGACAGCAGGAACTAATAGAAAAGCAACGAAGAGAAGAAGAACTGAAAGAACTGAAGGAATACAGAAATAACCTCAAGAAGGTTGGAATTTCTCAAGAGAACAAGAAGGAAGTGGAAAAGAAACTGACTGTGAAGCCCATAGAAACCAAGAACAAGTTCTCCCAGGCAAAGCTGTTGGCAGGAGCTGTGAAGCATAAGAGCTCAGAGAGTGGCCACAGTGTGAAAAGACTGAAACCAGACCCTGAGCCAGATGACAAGAATCAAGAGCCCTCATCCTGCAAGTCTCTCGGAAACACTTCCCTGAGTGGCCCCTCCATCCACTGCCCCTCTGCTGCAGTCTGTATCGGCATCCTCCCGGGCCTGGGCGCCTACTCTGGGAGCAGCGACTCCGAGTCCAGCTCAGACAGCGAAGGCACCATCAATGCCACCGGAAAGATTGTCTCCTCCATCTTCCGAACCAACACTTTCCTCGAGGCCCCCTAG